One Balaenoptera musculus isolate JJ_BM4_2016_0621 chromosome 13, mBalMus1.pri.v3, whole genome shotgun sequence genomic region harbors:
- the C13H2orf50 gene encoding LOW QUALITY PROTEIN: uncharacterized protein C2orf50 homolog (The sequence of the model RefSeq protein was modified relative to this genomic sequence to represent the inferred CDS: inserted 1 base in 1 codon) — protein sequence MGSHPRPELQRTTSAGYRQPSTRPPAFVSSAARGGPAVGRSPAGAPQAPTAKRATPGADGVQRDQLWRXRLEAETRSQRRWAQNWSFLKGYDPMGNKKGPVKLLGYVPLFSDTVPSSTSQAVGSRVDTPLGKALISLDFFFVEGIRKKELEDELQPIQEEGRAGLPLVGVGRRGHRCGSGTCAPDSTLRTARGRYP from the exons ATGGGAAGCCACCCCCGCCCCGAGCTCCAGAGAACCACATCAGCTGGGTACCGACAGCCTTCAACCAGGCCGCCAGCCTTTGTCTCCTCCGCTGCCCGGGGCGGCCCTGCGGTGGGTAGGAGCCCTGCTGGCGCCCCCCAGGCCCCGACGGCCAAGCGGGCGACCCCAGGAGCTGACGGTGTGCAGCGGGACCAGCTGTGGA GGCGTCTAGAGGCCGAGACGAGGAGCCAGCGGCGCTG GGCTCAGAATTGGAGTTTCCTGAAAGGCTATGACCCCATG GGCAACAAGAAGGGGCCCGTGAAGCTGCTGGGGTACGTGCCTCTCTTCTCTGACACAGTCCCCAGTTCCACGAGCCAGGCTGTGGGCAGCAGGGTGGACACGCCCCTGGGGAAAGCCCTCATCAGCCTGGACTTCTTCTTTGTGGAAGGAATCCGGAAGAAGGAGCTGGAAGACGAGCTGCAGCCCATCCAGGAGGAGGGCCGGGCGGGCCTGCCCCTGGTGGGTGTGGGGCGGCGGGGACACCGCTGTGGGTCCGGCACTTGTGCCCCGGACAGCACCCTGCGTACAGCCAGGGGTCGTTATCCCTGA